Below is a genomic region from Erigeron canadensis isolate Cc75 chromosome 7, C_canadensis_v1, whole genome shotgun sequence.
CAATGGTCAAGGCAGGATTTTCACCAAAATAGGATATGCTTGTAACCTGGTAGATATAAAGCAAGGCAGGTTTCATTATAGAATGACTTTATGACATGTAAACATGAGTAGATATATTGTTGTGTAATGTATCATCTTGTTGTAAGTAATCATTCTTGAAAGTATTAATAGATtagctattaaaaaaaatttggatatattgatggaaaatatataattttttaaaaaatttattttaaaaattctcttaaaatAATAAGGTTTATAACACGTGCTTTTGACTTTTTGGTCttctattaatttttttcatctttAGCTTTTGTTATTTTCACATGTTTGTTAGAAgaatttttaagttaattaattaagacgATTCATTATTTCATGTTTGATAGGAAATCGTTTTCACCCATAGttaccactttttttttatccttttttgaGCGCTCACCACTTAGAAGGATTGACTCATTACTCCCTCATTCCTTATTACTTGAGAGTGTCAaccaaaaagaaagagaaaaaaaatacaataataagtTGAGAGGATGGTGACCAAGAACAAGATCGTAAACCCAATTCATTCCCCACCTATATGGTACAAGTCGGGTGGGGTAGTGTTCCCCACGATACCGAACTGGTACCCACTTGATCACCGGGGTGAGTAATTTTAAGaactcgtaaaaaaaaaaatttaacgcTGGAACAATTTCTGACCATACATTTAGTCATATTTTCActcttttcaataaaatatgtaaattcatctatcattcaaaatattttatctcacaaaccgtaaatcattggatgaaaaaaaaaagtatgggtactcttaaaatttcgtcctttttcattagagatgcaattcgatatacttttatcGACTTTCTAATTTTCGTTTTTCttttggtacttacacataacctacacatgtgtaagttgaacgAAAATtgtgattcggaacgggcttcgcccttaaggaaaTTCATAAAGGatagctggtgggggtgataagtcattgagggtgataggtcatagtgtgatagatcatagagggtgataggtcatatgggGTGATCGATGATGGGTGATATActtaacgggctccgcccttagccgctatggactgacgggctccgcccttagccactatggctccgccatggattgaTAGACTCCgcctttaaccttcattgttgtgtgcAGATggtcatttactaatttacatgtgaaaacaaagatCCTACACAAGTGTAGATACACAAGTGTAGATACACAAGTACAAtggaaaaaaacgaaaattaaaaagttatcaaaactacatcgaattgcatctctaatgaaagaggacgaaaatTTAATACTACCCATATTTTTTTCCATCTAACAAGTTAcgatttgtgagataaaacattttaaatgatatAGATgagttataatttattattgaagagagagaaacgTAACAAAGAATAAATGGTCCAGAATTATTTTcgtgttcttttttatttgtaagttcTTAAATAACTCTTCTTCTGTACATGTAAACATATCATATTATTCTCAGGTAAACCAATGGCTATTAGGACTATATTGGAgacataaatatttattgtatttatGGATTAATAATCGTTCTTTTAATACCATAGTGTGGGGAGAAGGAGATTGGTATAGTTTCAATCGTTGACTGTTTTGATTTGCGTTTGTATTGTtagttgtagccttgtaggttATATTGTGTTAGTTTTTTTGCTAGGtaagaaaaaaatgtatatCTAAGACGATACCTTCATAAGTCAAAATACTAGTCCTTTTAATTTAGAGAGATCAGAAGATCATGATGATTTTCCCTTTGCTTTTTCTTCCAAGTtggtatatattaagattagaGCACTCGTAATAAGGTTCATTCATTGCCAACTCCATTATATGATGTGAAGATTGTATAAACTTATTTCTACTAATTTATAAATAGGGTTAAgtgcataaaaatataataaactttgcccaaaaagttattgtgtgcataaacttaCATAACTTATATTGTATGCACGAACTTTGTAATAATGTTTAAGTTATATGTAAGTAAATATGATTGGCCAATAAAAAATTTGCACATGGCAGCTCATTTGAGGTGCCACGTACACCATGTTACTGACTTGGACATTTTTATAAAGTTCGTGCATACAGTAGAAGTTATGTAAGTTCatacacacaataacttttttagcaaagtttattacattttcatccACTTaacctttataaaaatttttatactCTTTCTCCTAACATTTTTAACACTCTCTCTCATAGAAAATGATCATTTTActctttaatgaattaattaactATCTCTTTTACAagtattcattaatttaaacattatcAAATTAAATAGCTATAATACCtccattatataatttacataataGACTCATCAACtcctaaaataaatacattaaataCATTACGccttacattaattatttttacaataataaccacaccgccACTACCCGTTACGCCACCACTACTACTAACCACCGCCGTTATCACTATCGCCGCATTGCGCGTGTAAATGTagtaattaaaagtaaatgtagcaattaaatttataaaaggtTTATAAAAATCTGATATGAGAGTGttttggacttgataaaatttgtatttatatttatagtaatTTTATTATGTGAGTAATGAGCATTTATATCATGTAGTCATGTACTATATGTATGTGCAACTGTACAAGGCTATAAGTCAGAGAAAAATATAATCGGAAAGGTCTAAGAAAAGTAGAAAACAGATTAGGTAGAAATAAATATGGATTTAGCATGATAAAGGTAAAGTTTGATCCTGTTAAGTTATCATTTAAGAGGTGTATAAACAATGAGTGTGGTGCTCTATATGAAAAATTATTCAATGACCAATTTTGCATAAAAACTTGTAAATTACTCTGCATTCCACAGTATATCAAATTTTCCTTGATTTAATATTTACCAAGTTATAGCATATATCCTATTTTGGTATCCTTTTCTTGCTTGCTTGGCTTCTATCCACTTTTATTAATTGTTGTAttaaatttacattttcaattatgcataatttgtatatttattaaatattcataGTTTCATACCCCATTCGATGGCATTTGAATAATTGAATGTATCTTGATtcttaattactaaaatatttTGTAGGTTAAAAATGTAGAATGAAATTGATTTGGAGAAGAAATGTGAGTCAACGGtgaaatttttataagttattcgACTGCCGAAATGGTTTATGCAGTGACGGTGCCAGGATTTTGAGTCTGGGGTTGCCAACATGGGCGGATCCAGGAATTTAAGAGGGTGGGGGcgaaataatttttcttaacaaCAAATGAACTATCGCACTTGCCAAACATCTCGCGGCAAAATAGTCGTCCCACACTGCCCCAAATCTACACCAAAAACAACCTCGTAATAACATCAAAATAGTCCTCGACCACaccaaaaatgaaatttttagtAAGCAAAACATCATCTTAACACTCAAATTAGGTTTCTCAAATTTAATTAACTCTCGCTAAAAGTAATGCAGCCACAAGAATTGCTTTTGTTAAACTCGTCATATATGGAGCTAGCTAAAAATATAAGCATACTGTTCTTAAAAGTTTGCTTATTATCATACTCATAAATTAATAtcttaaatcataaaattatgACCTGATAgtaagtaaaaacaaaagattTAGAATCATTGTACACAAAAATAAGATGTTAGGGTTTTCAATTATAAATGATAATAAGTAGCAGCTTCCCAAAAAGAATTTAACATCAActaaatactcgtaataaacaaAGATTAGGGATCTGAATTGAAATACCTATTGACGTATTCAATATCAGGTAGAATAATCAAAGATTTAATAGAGTTTGTATTGTCGTTGAATTATAAGTAAATCACAACCTTTTGTAAtccatatataatttatttctcAAAGTCTGGGTTCATTGTTTTACTTGGACAGTTGGACTGAGTTCATTTCAGTTATTGGGCTAGGGTCATATCAAATAATGTATCAATATGATTAAGGTTGGGCTGAATGGGCTGGGTTCTATAGCCCCCCTCTCTAGACGGATGGATCCGCCCCTGGTTGTCAAACAGTTTTCATAATACTAACAAGCTTAATTAATGGCATGAGATTTTAAGCACATAATTTGTGGGGTTACCAATTACCTTTAAACTCAATAAATACattgaaataataatagaaaTCTCAACTTTTTTAGATATTGTGGAGTTGTCATGGCCACCTGTAGCCACCACATGGCTCCGCCACTAGGTTCAAGGGATGGAGGCATGAGAAGTAAATCTTCAAGAAGTGACCATAAGAGAATCAAATGATGATAAATGATGAATCGAGTTAACAAACTAAGCTCAAATAAAGAAGTTAATTTACATGACATATATAAGTTGTTGTATTATTTTGACCATAACTTCTTAAATAAACTTCCAAAGATTTTGTTCATAATTTTACAAGAAGTCTTGTTTCTTTTATATGAATACCTTTCAGATCatctatataaaataactaaaatatactAGTTTCTCATTACAAATTCAGACACCAAAATCGTGTCCAACAAACACTCCCTCCAAAACTACATAATTATTTTCTATCTATAAAGGTAAGGGTATAGTGCCAAAACTTTGACAAACTTTAAGCCAATTAGAAATAGCCATGTGTCCAAGctaaaacttgaaaaaaaaccTAGCCAAATCTTGCCAAACTATATGCTATAGTGTCAATTGTCGCCAATTTTTGCTAATtggataaatttataaaacaaactctaaactttaattaaacttaaaaaacacaatacaactaaataaacatttatttaaaacataaaacatacaaatacttaaaaatagaaaacaagatTACTAAACATTGATACCTAGATCTCCCACGTGCTTTGTAATATTACGACGTAACATAGTGCGTCTCTTCGTTACGTAAGTGATAGAGAAAATTAGGGTCAGTAACCCGAAGATCGTTAGGAGGATCCATGATGTACACCGGTGATATCGTGTTGCCGTCTTCCTTGAGgatcatgttatgtaaaataACACACGCATACATTATGTTAACGATCTTTTCTTTGTTCTTCATCTGTGTCGGTCGTTCGATGATAGCCCATTTGTATATCAAAATCCTGAATGCTCGCTCAACGTCTTTTCTCGCAGACTCTTGGAGTTTCTTCATTACTTTCTCCTTACGAGCGAATGGGTATGCATACGCCTTCAGAAAACAAGACCAATGTGGGTAAATACCATCCCCTGGATAGAATCCTCTGTTGTAACGGTGACTATTTACTGTAAATGGGTACTCAGGAAACTTCTCATTCACTTCGGGAATAAACAATGGCGATTGCTTCAAATCATTGATGTCATTGTTTGACTCTGCAACACCGAAATACGCATGCCAAAACCATAAATCATAGGAAGCAACAGCCTCAAGTATGATAGTCGGGTGTTCATGATCACACCGGTGGTATTGCCCACGCAAACTATGTAGGCAATTTCTCCAAGTCCAGTGGGTACAGTAAATGCTACCGATCATGCCAGGAAAATGATGTCTAGCTTCATGCGCCTCATATAAACGCGCAACATCGTGGCTAGTAAGAGAACGCAAATACTCTTCACCATAAAGCTGCTTTATGGCGATGCAAAAGTTGTCTAGACACTCACGTGTAGTTCTAGTAGCGAACGACAACCCCTCATCATAGTTGTCGGCGAGGTTGCCGTACGCTAGTTACCGTAGCGCGCACGTGCACTTTTGAATTGCCGAGAACCCCCGTCGCATTCGCAGAAGACCGAAACCATGGAAATGATGCAGTGATATCTTCAACGATTTTCAAAATCAACCGCTTCGACATATGATATCTCGTACGGAAGACCTCGTCGTCAAACATCGGCTCATCTACAAAGTACAAGAATATCAATCTCTCATGAGCCGAGTGCCGATCTCTCCAAATAAATCATCGTGTGTATGCAACAGAATAAGATGCAGTGTCTTCTTCTAAGGTTGCAAGAGAAATAGAAGCCAAAAACTCGAAGCCGCCCGAAGACGACGAGAAATCGGAACTTCCGAATTCAGGGATCATATATACTGGCATTTCGTCGTTAGACATTTTGCCTTATGAAATTTGATAGTATGTGATAGTATGTTTGGTGTTTGATTGTATGTGAGTATGGTTTTTTGATACATATGTGataatatgtgtatgtatatatagaagttggaaagggggggggggggtcacAGCCGCTCCCAACGTTtgaatttcacaaaaaaaaacaaaaaaagggtCACTACatacgctcccaacgttcagtAGCATCAGCCAAAATTAGCCGATGTAGCTTGCCAAAACAAGCCGATGCATGTGCTATAGGGTTGCCAATCAACCGATTTAGCCGCTGTTTTTTGCCGATTACACCcttgcccttaataaacaacaTACTAAACTACTGCAATGTACAATAACTGAAAATTGGGGATTAATTTATGAATGAAGCCCAACTAGATACAATATAGATAGTATACAACTGAAACCCGTATCCTCTTTTTTAATCATAGATATTCAGAGGCGGAGTTAGTAGGGGGCTAGAAGGTGCCCAACCGCCCCCTAC
It encodes:
- the LOC122609164 gene encoding uncharacterized protein LOC122609164, translated to MLFIKGKGVIGKKQRLNRLIGNPIAHASACFGKLHRLILADATERWEHEPMFDDEVFRTRYHMSKRLILKIVEDITASFPWFRSSANATGVLGNSKVHVRATLYGEEYLRSLTSHDVARLYEAHEARHHFPGMIGSIYCTHWTWRNCLHSLRGQYHRCDHEHPTIILEAVASYDLWFWHAYFGVAESNNDINDLKQSPLFIPEVNEKFPEYPFTVNSHRYNRGFYPGDGIYPHWSCFLKAYAYPFARKEKVMKKLQESARKDVERAFRILIYKWAIIERPTQMKNKEKIVNIMYACVILHNMILKEDGNTISPVYIMDPPNDLRVTDPNFLYHLRNEETHYVTS